One stretch of Geoalkalibacter ferrihydriticus DSM 17813 DNA includes these proteins:
- a CDS encoding V-type ATP synthase subunit D, protein MARKSLSKSALLHETRQLKIYRRYLPSLELKRLQLIAERAKARGQLAETHKAQEELRAYVGRELPMLSNHDVDLPKLVRLEGVALEEQNLLGTLLPVVGKVKITRRPYSFLVRPPWVDTLADKMAEMITLKVTERIQQIRLERLEAAVQKITQRVNLFDKVLIPRTEARIREIRIHLGDAERAAVVRAKIAKKRRFNVAET, encoded by the coding sequence ATGGCTAGAAAGTCCCTGAGTAAATCCGCTCTTCTGCACGAAACGCGGCAACTGAAAATCTACCGACGCTACCTGCCCTCCCTGGAGCTCAAACGGCTTCAGCTCATCGCTGAGCGGGCCAAGGCGCGAGGACAACTGGCCGAAACGCATAAGGCACAGGAGGAACTGCGCGCCTACGTCGGCCGGGAACTGCCCATGCTCTCCAACCATGATGTGGACCTGCCGAAACTTGTCCGCCTCGAGGGCGTGGCACTGGAGGAACAAAACCTTCTCGGCACCCTGTTGCCGGTGGTGGGCAAAGTCAAAATCACTCGGCGCCCCTACTCTTTTCTGGTGCGCCCCCCTTGGGTCGACACCCTGGCGGACAAGATGGCCGAAATGATTACGCTCAAAGTCACCGAGCGCATTCAACAGATCCGGCTTGAACGCCTGGAGGCAGCCGTCCAGAAAATCACCCAGCGCGTGAATTTGTTCGACAAGGTTCTGATCCCCCGCACCGAGGCACGGATCCGGGAAATCCGCATCCATTTAGGCGACGCCGAGCGCGCGGCGGTAGTCAGGGCTAAAATCGCAAAAAAACGCCGGTTTAATGTTGCGGAGACCTGA
- a CDS encoding LysR family transcriptional regulator has translation MDLRQLKFFLEVAHSEGFTKAAERLHIAQSALSIAIKKLEDELEVELFNRRNRRVSLTAEGEALAFHAKEIFQGVARARQEIADLRGLLKGEVRVGLTPMLSSFFFPKIISSFKQRYPALQISIDGESAGTIQRKIETGEIDMGIIAGSVPEGLDSHHLVREEVVAAVCGSHPYAKMKKCALDKLLSEPMIQFKSGYYLREMIDELAAKEGIAPLIMAESNLFYMVRNLVKEELGLAFLLKMAVAKEADLAVVSCDPPLFLDLFIAWKKNGRLSPANRAFVNYLIQEVDEYYQLIQAAGTFPLP, from the coding sequence ATGGACCTGCGACAATTGAAATTTTTTCTCGAGGTGGCGCACTCTGAAGGTTTTACGAAAGCGGCCGAGAGACTTCACATCGCCCAGTCAGCCCTCAGCATTGCCATTAAAAAGCTCGAGGATGAGTTGGAGGTTGAACTCTTCAATCGCCGGAACAGAAGGGTCTCTCTCACAGCAGAAGGCGAAGCGCTTGCGTTTCACGCCAAAGAGATTTTTCAGGGTGTCGCCAGGGCCCGCCAGGAGATTGCCGATCTTCGCGGGCTGCTCAAAGGGGAGGTGCGGGTCGGACTGACACCGATGCTGAGTAGTTTTTTCTTTCCGAAAATCATTTCATCCTTCAAGCAGAGGTATCCTGCTCTCCAGATATCCATAGACGGGGAGAGCGCTGGGACGATCCAGCGCAAGATCGAAACGGGCGAGATTGACATGGGGATCATCGCGGGCAGCGTACCGGAAGGTTTGGATTCCCACCATCTGGTGCGAGAGGAAGTGGTGGCCGCCGTATGCGGCAGCCACCCCTATGCAAAGATGAAGAAATGTGCCCTGGACAAATTGCTCTCCGAACCCATGATCCAGTTCAAGAGCGGCTATTATCTGCGGGAAATGATCGATGAGCTGGCTGCCAAGGAGGGGATAGCGCCGCTTATCATGGCCGAATCCAATCTCTTCTACATGGTCAGAAATCTGGTCAAAGAAGAGCTTGGGCTTGCTTTCCTGCTCAAGATGGCCGTTGCCAAGGAAGCCGATCTGGCGGTGGTCTCCTGTGATCCCCCGCTTTTTTTGGATCTCTTCATCGCCTGGAAGAAGAACGGTCGACTTTCTCCGGCCAATCGGGCTTTTGTGAATTATCTCATCCAGGAGGTGGATGAATATTACCAGCTAATTCAGGCCGCAGGCACGTTTCCGTTGCCATAA
- a CDS encoding V-type ATP synthase subunit B, with protein sequence MIESLVRYSRVLEIVGDILRVRVVGSDGEAGGPARFGDLALVENIDERQSLAQVIGLERDVVTLQVFAGTKGLSTRCTVRFLGHPMQATYSENILGRVFNGVGRPLDGGPDLSADTKVEIAGPPVNPMRRLLASRMIRTDVPMIDVFNTLVESQKIPIFSVSGEPYNNFLARIGIQADADVVVFGGMGLIFDDYHLFRSAFEDAGVFGRTVMFVNQASDPVIERLLVPDMALAVAERFAVEESKRVLVLLTDMTAFADALKEIGVAMDQVPSNRGYMGDLYSQLARRYEKACDFKGAGSVTILSVTTMPGDDVTHPVPDNTGYITEGQFYLHEGVLDPFGSLSRLKQHVIGKVTREDHAQVMNTMIRLYSAARDAHQKKSMAFELTAFDERLLVFGDLFKERFMNINVSLPLEDALDLCWRTLAECFDPEELLMKEALVDKYFPQDVRKQRQGAEQDAQNSEPGEVA encoded by the coding sequence GTGATTGAAAGTCTGGTTCGTTACTCAAGGGTTCTGGAAATCGTCGGGGATATTCTGCGGGTCCGTGTTGTCGGTTCGGACGGCGAAGCGGGCGGACCGGCCCGTTTCGGAGATTTGGCGCTGGTGGAAAACATCGATGAGCGCCAGTCTCTGGCGCAGGTGATCGGTCTGGAGCGCGATGTGGTCACCCTGCAGGTCTTTGCCGGCACCAAAGGGCTGTCCACCCGCTGCACGGTGCGTTTTCTCGGCCACCCGATGCAGGCGACCTACTCGGAAAACATCCTCGGCAGAGTCTTCAACGGCGTCGGTCGGCCGCTTGATGGCGGCCCGGATCTGTCCGCCGATACCAAGGTCGAAATCGCCGGACCTCCGGTCAATCCCATGCGCCGGCTGCTGGCTTCGCGCATGATTCGCACCGACGTACCCATGATCGACGTGTTCAACACGCTGGTCGAGAGCCAGAAAATTCCGATTTTTTCGGTCTCGGGTGAACCCTACAACAACTTTCTGGCCCGTATCGGTATCCAGGCGGATGCCGACGTGGTGGTCTTCGGCGGCATGGGATTGATCTTCGATGATTACCACCTGTTTCGCAGTGCCTTCGAAGATGCAGGGGTATTCGGCCGCACGGTGATGTTCGTCAACCAGGCGTCCGACCCGGTGATCGAACGCCTGCTGGTACCGGACATGGCGCTGGCGGTGGCCGAGCGCTTCGCGGTGGAGGAATCCAAGCGGGTCCTGGTTCTTCTGACCGATATGACCGCCTTTGCCGATGCGCTGAAAGAAATCGGCGTCGCCATGGATCAGGTCCCTTCCAACCGCGGATACATGGGCGATCTGTATTCCCAACTGGCCCGCCGCTACGAAAAGGCCTGCGACTTCAAGGGAGCCGGCTCGGTCACCATTCTCTCGGTCACCACCATGCCGGGCGATGACGTAACCCACCCGGTGCCCGACAACACCGGCTATATCACCGAGGGGCAGTTCTATCTGCACGAAGGGGTGCTCGATCCCTTCGGGTCGCTTTCGCGCCTCAAGCAGCACGTGATCGGCAAGGTCACGCGCGAAGATCATGCCCAGGTCATGAACACCATGATCCGTCTCTACTCTGCCGCCCGCGATGCCCACCAGAAAAAGTCCATGGCCTTCGAGCTCACAGCCTTCGATGAACGCCTTCTGGTTTTTGGCGACCTCTTCAAAGAGCGCTTCATGAATATCAATGTTTCCTTGCCGCTGGAAGACGCGCTGGACCTGTGCTGGCGAACCCTTGCTGAATGCTTCGATCCCGAGGAACTTCTTATGAAGGAGGCCCTGGTGGATAAATATTTTCCGCAAGATGTGCGCAAACAGCGCCAGGGCGCCGAGCAGGATGCTCAGAATAGCGAACCCGGCGAGGTAGCCTGA
- a CDS encoding V-type ATP synthase subunit I, translating to MAIVALEKVTFCGPNQDKSAFLAALQALGLVHLVSLRPAEGWGEKAPQRPEGAYQALRWLVDNPQRFIQVTDDQEFDFDAVVAAVRHNRYALTETRNHLETLLAQRKLLEPWGQFDPPTPDHFSGLHFWYYVVPLHQFAQMDKEGLTWAVVKRDQRQVYLIVISEKQPPKERIALPPVPIGHLSLKKLDVQIRSVRQRIQELEFQRMWQTRWISLILRELARAEDRAALNHAANLTRDESDLFVLHGWLAQKDRARVEKFVEQQGIAAFFEPPAADDQPPTLLSNPPKVAAGEDLARFFQTPGYADWDPSRVLFFSFAAFFAMIIADAGYALLLSLGLVAFWKKLGRKPMTRRLRTLAAAMLGAAVTYGVLVGNYFGVSPPAGSLAAALQVIDLNDFDTMLRLSVFIGVAHLLLANGFRAIRYWPGSSARVALGWNGMLVAGFSGWLAASGVLPEALLPLCWVLGIGSGSAIFVWSSNRPINSAKGAALRMLDGLGALTRLTRAFGDVLSYMRLFALGLASAALALTFNQISSATAAALPGTGLFLAAMILVLGHALNLALAIVSGVVHGLRLNFIEFYNWGLSEEGYPFRPFCKKEIHHE from the coding sequence ATGGCCATCGTCGCTCTGGAAAAGGTCACCTTTTGCGGTCCCAACCAGGATAAATCCGCCTTTCTCGCCGCTCTGCAGGCCCTGGGACTGGTGCACCTTGTGTCGTTGCGGCCGGCTGAAGGCTGGGGCGAGAAAGCCCCGCAGCGCCCCGAAGGAGCTTATCAGGCACTGCGCTGGCTTGTGGACAATCCGCAACGATTCATACAGGTCACCGACGACCAGGAATTCGACTTCGATGCCGTGGTTGCTGCGGTCCGACACAACCGTTATGCCCTGACCGAGACCCGTAACCACCTTGAGACCCTGCTGGCTCAGCGCAAGCTGCTCGAACCCTGGGGGCAGTTCGATCCCCCGACCCCCGACCATTTCAGCGGCTTGCACTTCTGGTATTATGTGGTGCCACTGCATCAGTTCGCGCAGATGGACAAGGAGGGCCTGACCTGGGCCGTGGTCAAACGCGACCAGCGTCAGGTTTATCTGATCGTAATATCCGAGAAGCAGCCTCCCAAAGAGCGCATTGCACTTCCGCCGGTGCCCATCGGTCACCTGTCCCTGAAAAAACTCGACGTTCAGATCCGTTCCGTTCGGCAGCGCATCCAAGAGCTGGAATTCCAGCGAATGTGGCAGACGCGCTGGATCAGCCTGATCCTCCGCGAGCTGGCGCGCGCCGAGGACCGAGCCGCCTTGAACCACGCCGCAAACCTCACCCGCGACGAATCCGATCTTTTCGTTCTGCACGGCTGGCTGGCGCAAAAAGACCGCGCGCGGGTGGAGAAATTTGTCGAGCAGCAGGGTATCGCCGCCTTTTTCGAACCACCCGCGGCGGATGACCAACCACCGACGCTGCTTTCCAATCCGCCGAAGGTTGCCGCGGGGGAGGATCTGGCCCGCTTCTTCCAGACTCCGGGTTATGCCGACTGGGATCCCTCGCGGGTATTGTTCTTCTCTTTCGCCGCCTTCTTCGCCATGATCATAGCCGACGCCGGCTATGCGCTGCTGCTTTCGCTCGGGCTTGTGGCCTTCTGGAAAAAACTGGGCCGCAAGCCCATGACGCGCCGGCTGCGCACCCTGGCCGCGGCCATGCTGGGCGCCGCTGTCACCTACGGCGTGCTGGTGGGTAACTATTTTGGTGTCTCGCCACCGGCCGGCTCCCTGGCGGCGGCGCTCCAGGTCATCGATCTCAACGACTTCGACACCATGCTCAGGTTGTCGGTTTTTATCGGCGTGGCTCACCTCCTGCTTGCCAACGGCTTTCGTGCCATCCGTTACTGGCCGGGCAGCTCGGCCAGGGTGGCTCTGGGCTGGAACGGCATGTTGGTGGCCGGCTTCAGCGGTTGGCTCGCCGCATCCGGAGTGCTGCCCGAGGCTCTGCTGCCTCTGTGCTGGGTGCTGGGAATCGGCTCGGGATCGGCCATCTTTGTCTGGTCCTCAAACCGGCCGATCAACAGCGCCAAGGGTGCCGCATTGCGGATGTTGGATGGTCTCGGCGCCCTGACGCGTCTCACCCGGGCCTTCGGCGACGTGCTCAGCTATATGCGTCTCTTCGCCCTGGGTTTGGCCAGCGCCGCGCTGGCCCTCACTTTCAACCAGATTTCCTCGGCCACGGCTGCGGCCCTGCCCGGCACAGGGCTGTTTCTGGCCGCCATGATCCTGGTGCTGGGTCATGCCCTCAATCTGGCGCTGGCCATCGTTTCCGGCGTTGTACACGGCCTGCGCTTGAATTTTATCGAGTTCTACAACTGGGGACTCTCCGAGGAGGGCTATCCCTTTCGACCGTTTTGCAAAAAGGAGATTCACCATGAATGA
- a CDS encoding glycerate kinase, whose product MKILIAPDSYKESLSAAQVAEQIEAGFREIFPLADYRRLPLADGGEGTVEALVAATGGKIVEVAVSGPLSEKVRAFFGSFNSGQSAVIEIAAASGLELVPQASRNPLRTTTFGSGQLIRAALDRGARHLIIGLGGSATCDGGAGMLQALGAKLLDRHGRQIGPGGAALADLARIDVTTLDERLRHCRIEAACDVDNPLLGEKGAAAVFAPQKGATAEMVAQLEANLGHFAEIVKGALGVDIAATPGGGAAGGLGAALRAFLDAGLRPGIDIVSETLGLEQAIMQADLILVGEGRMDSQSLQGKAPLGVARLAQRRGKPVIAIAGSLAADMDSVHQQGIEAVFSVLREIGTLSEALENAAVNLRMSARNVAAVLRLGQRLAPTPAAGA is encoded by the coding sequence ATGAAAATTCTCATTGCCCCGGATTCATACAAAGAAAGCCTCTCGGCAGCACAGGTGGCGGAGCAGATCGAAGCCGGCTTCCGCGAAATCTTCCCTCTTGCCGACTACCGCCGGCTGCCCTTGGCCGACGGCGGCGAAGGTACCGTCGAGGCCTTGGTGGCGGCCACAGGCGGAAAGATCGTTGAGGTTGCGGTCAGCGGGCCTTTGAGCGAAAAAGTGCGCGCATTTTTCGGCAGTTTCAACTCTGGACAGAGCGCGGTCATCGAAATCGCCGCAGCCAGCGGCCTGGAACTGGTGCCTCAGGCGTCGCGCAACCCCTTGCGGACCACCACCTTTGGCAGCGGCCAGCTTATCCGTGCTGCGCTTGACAGAGGGGCGCGGCACCTGATTATCGGCCTCGGCGGCAGCGCCACCTGTGATGGCGGCGCGGGCATGCTGCAGGCTCTGGGAGCCAAACTGCTGGATCGCCATGGCCGCCAGATCGGCCCGGGCGGAGCAGCGTTGGCCGATCTCGCGCGCATCGATGTCACAACTCTGGATGAGCGCCTGCGCCATTGCCGGATTGAGGCAGCCTGCGATGTGGATAATCCGCTGCTGGGTGAGAAAGGAGCGGCAGCAGTCTTTGCCCCGCAAAAAGGCGCCACTGCGGAGATGGTGGCGCAGCTTGAAGCAAACCTGGGGCACTTTGCCGAGATTGTCAAAGGCGCACTGGGTGTCGACATTGCCGCGACGCCAGGAGGCGGAGCGGCCGGCGGCCTGGGCGCGGCACTACGGGCTTTTCTTGACGCCGGCCTGCGTCCTGGGATCGACATCGTCAGTGAAACGCTTGGTCTTGAGCAGGCGATCATGCAGGCGGATCTGATCCTTGTCGGTGAAGGCCGCATGGACAGCCAAAGCCTTCAGGGCAAGGCACCTCTGGGGGTGGCGCGCCTGGCGCAACGTCGGGGCAAACCGGTGATTGCCATTGCCGGCAGCTTGGCCGCGGATATGGACAGTGTTCACCAACAGGGCATCGAAGCGGTTTTCAGCGTGCTGCGCGAAATCGGCACTCTCAGCGAGGCCCTGGAGAACGCCGCCGTCAACCTGCGCATGTCGGCACGCAACGTGGCCGCGGTCTTGCGCCTGGGGCAGCGCCTTGCCCCTACCCCCGCGGCCGGTGCCTAG
- a CDS encoding heavy metal translocating P-type ATPase, translating to MTNAQHMPSLKSMDLRIKGLDCAECARHVRQAVEAVPGVASVDVLMAAQKALIRFDPAQTDPARIRRAVEQAGYALEQQSADDASDTPLGDFSRRVLILFGGVFGTVLFVVVVGEWFGLLEAVTRQVPWPLWLLVIGLGGYPIFRNVVKAAWQGRIIAHTLMTFGMTAAIVVGEWPAATIVVFFMRIGEYVESFAAERARHAVKALAALSPQTARVERNGVEIEVPAEEVSIGEAVIVRPGEKIPVDGEVIGGQATVDQSAITGESMPVEAAPGTQVFASSIARLGSLRIQTLKIGADTTFGRVVTLVEEAESRRGEVQRLADRFSSYFLPIVLTIAALTFFFTRNALATAAVLVVACSCSFALATPIAMIASIGAAARQGILIKGGKYLEILKRADVLLIDKTGTLTLGRPQITDIVPLDDLSAEEILSLAAAAERDSEHPLAEAVRLTAAARGVPVEKPQEFEAVPGQGVRARIAGREVVVGNSSMIPEGARLPEAVDLLEQGKTLLFVSLEGKIVGMLAAADTIREEVPAAFAQIRALGLHQVELITGDNPQAAASLAKPLGIAYRASLLPQDKIAIVRAYQQQGHIVVMVGDGVNDAPALAQADVGIAMGAAGSDIAIEAAHMALMREDWRLVPELFAISRRTLGVVHLNLGFTAVYNLAGLSLAATGLLPLPLAAALQAIPDIGILLNSSRLLKPYGNGNVPAA from the coding sequence ATGACCAACGCCCAGCACATGCCCTCTTTAAAGTCCATGGATCTTCGCATCAAGGGTCTCGACTGCGCTGAATGTGCGCGACATGTCCGACAGGCCGTTGAGGCCGTTCCCGGCGTTGCCTCGGTGGATGTCCTGATGGCGGCGCAAAAAGCGCTGATCCGCTTTGACCCCGCGCAGACCGATCCCGCCCGGATTCGCCGCGCCGTGGAGCAGGCGGGCTACGCTCTGGAACAGCAGTCGGCAGACGATGCCAGCGACACCCCGCTGGGCGATTTCAGCCGGCGCGTGCTGATCCTGTTCGGAGGGGTTTTCGGCACGGTGCTGTTTGTGGTGGTGGTGGGAGAGTGGTTCGGACTGCTCGAAGCGGTGACGCGCCAAGTGCCCTGGCCGCTGTGGCTTCTCGTCATCGGCCTGGGCGGCTATCCCATTTTTCGCAACGTCGTCAAAGCCGCCTGGCAGGGGCGGATTATTGCACACACCCTGATGACCTTCGGCATGACGGCCGCCATCGTGGTCGGCGAATGGCCGGCGGCCACCATCGTCGTCTTTTTCATGCGAATCGGCGAATACGTGGAGAGCTTTGCCGCCGAAAGGGCACGCCATGCGGTCAAAGCGCTGGCCGCCCTGAGTCCGCAAACGGCACGTGTCGAGCGCAACGGGGTGGAAATCGAGGTGCCGGCCGAAGAGGTTTCCATCGGTGAAGCGGTCATCGTTCGCCCAGGAGAAAAAATCCCTGTGGACGGCGAGGTAATCGGTGGACAGGCAACGGTGGATCAGAGCGCCATTACCGGCGAATCCATGCCGGTGGAGGCAGCCCCCGGCACCCAGGTGTTCGCTTCGTCCATCGCCCGGCTGGGCAGTCTGCGGATTCAAACGCTCAAGATCGGGGCGGACACCACCTTCGGCCGAGTCGTAACGCTGGTGGAGGAAGCCGAAAGCCGGCGCGGCGAGGTGCAGCGTCTGGCGGACCGGTTCTCGAGTTATTTTTTGCCCATCGTATTGACCATCGCCGCCCTGACCTTCTTTTTCACCCGCAATGCGCTGGCAACGGCTGCGGTTCTGGTGGTGGCCTGCTCCTGCTCTTTTGCCCTGGCCACGCCCATCGCCATGATCGCCTCCATCGGGGCCGCGGCGCGGCAGGGGATTCTGATCAAGGGTGGAAAGTATCTGGAAATTCTCAAACGCGCCGATGTCCTGCTCATCGATAAGACCGGAACCCTCACCCTGGGGCGTCCGCAGATAACGGACATCGTGCCCCTGGATGATCTCAGCGCGGAGGAAATTCTGTCGCTGGCCGCGGCCGCCGAGCGCGACTCCGAACACCCGCTGGCCGAAGCGGTGCGCCTGACCGCTGCGGCACGCGGTGTACCGGTTGAAAAACCGCAAGAGTTTGAAGCCGTGCCCGGACAAGGAGTCAGAGCGCGGATCGCGGGACGCGAAGTGGTGGTGGGCAACAGCTCCATGATCCCCGAAGGGGCGCGGCTGCCCGAGGCGGTCGATTTGCTGGAACAGGGTAAAACCCTGCTGTTTGTCAGCCTTGAAGGGAAAATCGTCGGCATGCTGGCCGCCGCCGATACCATCCGCGAGGAAGTACCGGCGGCCTTTGCGCAAATCAGGGCGCTGGGGTTACATCAGGTCGAACTGATCACCGGCGACAATCCGCAAGCCGCCGCGTCTCTGGCCAAGCCCCTCGGCATTGCCTATCGTGCCTCTTTGCTGCCCCAGGACAAGATCGCCATTGTGCGCGCGTATCAGCAGCAGGGGCATATCGTCGTGATGGTGGGAGACGGGGTGAACGACGCTCCGGCGCTGGCCCAGGCCGATGTCGGCATCGCCATGGGCGCAGCCGGCAGCGACATCGCCATCGAGGCGGCCCACATGGCGCTGATGCGCGAAGACTGGCGACTGGTTCCCGAACTCTTTGCCATCTCCCGGCGCACCCTGGGCGTGGTGCATCTGAACCTCGGCTTTACCGCCGTCTACAATCTCGCCGGTTTGTCCCTGGCTGCTACGGGACTGCTCCCCCTGCCCCTTGCAGCCGCCCTTCAGGCAATTCCGGACATCGGCATCCTGCTCAATTCCTCCCGGCTGCTTAAGCCTTATGGCAACGGAAACGTGCCTGCGGCCTGA
- a CDS encoding V-type ATP synthase subunit A yields MNPASEQIDINVRVRAVSGNIVDIEVGAAEERIDLMKNEVVYLTPQSGEKLQAEVLRVRGRIATVQVFEETRGLAVGDRVELSGEMLSVELGPGLLAQVFDGLQNPLVKIAERHGVFLPRGASIDALDRQQKWSFVSCVKTGDRLRAGDTLGTVQEGRFTHRIMVPFDQRGEVEVTWIQQGNLTVDAPIASIRETGRANAPERSLSMMQRWPVRRPIPEDLLRTNRCQRQYPSKPLVTSLRLIDTFFPIALGGTACIPGPFGAGKTVLQNLISRFSAVDIVIVVACGERAGEVVETIHEFPKLKDPLTGGPLMDRTVIICNTSSMPVAAREASIYTGITLGEYYRQMGLNVLVIADSTSRWAQAMRETSGRMEEIPGEEAFPAYLDSAIRGVYERAGIIRTADDREGSLTMIGTVSPAGGNFEEPVTQSTLATVKTFLGLSSDRAYKRFYPAVDPLQSWSRYLQQLAPWFNREIASDWTERVERMIALLKTGDAVQQMMQVTGEEGVSLEDFIIHQQTRFVDMVYLQQDAFDPVDVSVPLERQKKDFSLLVRAIDQVPDLPDKDAVRQFYTRLTGLFKNLNYSRPDSPDYQRYRKEIEMALKNGKVTATATEEETETP; encoded by the coding sequence ATGAATCCCGCAAGTGAACAGATTGACATCAACGTCAGGGTGCGTGCGGTCTCCGGCAATATTGTGGATATCGAGGTCGGAGCGGCTGAAGAGCGCATCGATCTGATGAAAAACGAGGTGGTGTATCTGACGCCCCAGAGCGGCGAAAAGCTGCAGGCGGAAGTGCTCAGGGTACGCGGTCGGATTGCCACGGTACAGGTGTTCGAGGAAACCCGTGGCCTGGCGGTAGGGGATCGCGTGGAGTTGAGCGGGGAAATGTTGTCGGTCGAACTGGGGCCGGGTTTGCTTGCACAGGTATTTGACGGGTTACAGAACCCGCTGGTGAAGATCGCAGAACGCCATGGCGTGTTCCTGCCGCGCGGTGCCTCCATCGACGCCCTCGACCGTCAGCAAAAGTGGTCCTTTGTCTCCTGCGTGAAAACCGGCGACCGCCTGCGGGCGGGCGATACCCTGGGCACCGTGCAGGAAGGCCGTTTCACTCATCGCATCATGGTGCCTTTCGACCAGCGCGGCGAAGTGGAAGTGACCTGGATCCAGCAAGGCAACCTGACGGTGGACGCACCGATTGCCAGTATCCGCGAGACAGGCAGAGCCAATGCACCGGAGCGCTCGCTGTCAATGATGCAGCGTTGGCCGGTGCGCCGCCCCATTCCGGAGGATCTGCTGCGCACCAACCGCTGTCAGCGTCAGTATCCCAGCAAACCCCTGGTGACTTCCCTGCGCCTCATCGACACCTTCTTTCCCATCGCCCTGGGCGGCACCGCCTGCATTCCCGGTCCTTTCGGCGCCGGCAAAACCGTCCTGCAAAATCTCATCAGCCGCTTTTCCGCAGTCGACATCGTGATCGTCGTGGCCTGCGGGGAACGCGCCGGCGAAGTGGTGGAAACCATCCACGAATTTCCCAAGCTCAAAGATCCGCTCACCGGAGGTCCGCTGATGGACCGCACCGTCATCATCTGCAACACCTCCTCCATGCCCGTGGCTGCCCGCGAGGCCTCCATCTACACCGGCATCACCCTGGGCGAGTACTATCGCCAGATGGGCCTGAACGTCCTGGTGATCGCCGACTCCACCTCGCGGTGGGCCCAGGCCATGCGCGAGACATCGGGGCGCATGGAGGAGATCCCCGGGGAAGAAGCCTTTCCTGCCTACCTGGACTCCGCCATCCGCGGGGTCTACGAGCGTGCCGGCATCATTCGCACGGCCGACGACCGCGAAGGCAGCCTGACCATGATCGGCACCGTTTCGCCGGCAGGTGGTAATTTCGAGGAGCCGGTCACGCAATCCACCCTCGCCACCGTCAAAACGTTTCTCGGCCTCTCCTCCGACCGGGCCTACAAGCGCTTCTACCCGGCGGTGGACCCGCTGCAGTCCTGGTCGCGCTACCTGCAACAGCTGGCCCCCTGGTTCAATCGCGAGATCGCTTCCGACTGGACCGAGCGCGTCGAACGCATGATCGCGCTGCTCAAGACCGGCGACGCCGTGCAGCAAATGATGCAGGTCACCGGCGAGGAAGGTGTCTCGCTGGAAGATTTCATCATCCACCAGCAGACCAGGTTTGTGGACATGGTGTACCTGCAGCAGGATGCCTTCGACCCGGTGGATGTCTCGGTGCCCCTTGAGCGCCAGAAGAAAGACTTCAGCCTTTTGGTGCGGGCCATCGACCAAGTGCCGGATCTGCCCGACAAGGACGCTGTTCGTCAGTTCTACACCCGCCTGACCGGTCTGTTCAAAAACCTCAACTATTCACGGCCGGACTCGCCGGACTACCAACGCTACCGTAAAGAAATCGAGATGGCGCTCAAGAACGGCAAGGTAACGGCAACCGCCACTGAGGAAGAAACAGAAACCCCGTAA
- a CDS encoding ATP synthase subunit C, whose amino-acid sequence MNDLVLSLGWLGLYAPMALGAIGSMIGCSLAGQAAIGAMLETESGHGRFLGVSVMPSSQVIYGIVVMFTLNREITEATAPGVFGIGLLAGLALLASAVYQGKACASAINASKAKPEIFGLSLAPSAIVEGFAVFAFIFALVISAGIPGS is encoded by the coding sequence ATGAATGATTTGGTCCTATCCCTCGGCTGGCTCGGTTTGTACGCTCCCATGGCCCTGGGTGCCATAGGCAGCATGATCGGCTGTTCCCTGGCCGGGCAGGCCGCCATCGGGGCGATGCTCGAAACCGAATCAGGACACGGCAGATTCCTGGGTGTTTCGGTCATGCCCTCATCCCAGGTAATCTATGGGATTGTGGTGATGTTTACCCTCAACCGGGAAATCACCGAAGCCACCGCGCCCGGTGTTTTCGGCATCGGCCTGCTGGCCGGCCTGGCCCTGCTTGCCAGCGCCGTCTACCAGGGCAAGGCCTGCGCCTCGGCGATTAATGCCTCCAAGGCCAAACCCGAGATCTTCGGCCTGTCCCTGGCCCCCTCTGCCATCGTCGAGGGTTTTGCGGTCTTTGCCTTTATCTTCGCCCTGGTCATCAGCGCCGGGATTCCCGGATCCTGA